One window from the genome of Clupea harengus chromosome 19, Ch_v2.0.2, whole genome shotgun sequence encodes:
- the aqp10b gene encoding aquaporin-10b, which translates to MDRLLRRCRIRSSLARECLAEGLGVYVMILFGCGSVAQVTTSRDTKGEYLSINLGFALGTTFGVYIAKGISGAHLNPAVSLSLCLLGRHPWTHLPFYLVSQFLGAFLAAATVHLQYYDAISSFGALEVTGPNGTAGIFATYPADYLSLGAGVLDQVIGTAALLVCVLAIGDQRNTPAPRGLEPVLVGAIVLVIGVSMGSNSGYAINPARDLGPRVYTYLAGWGAEVFSAGGSWWWVPVVATPLGAVVGSLLYELLVGVHLPDSDTLADELILANHPALELEGKCPDGEIPKPANPVNSQEWLERPTLGSAVCETAIKDAFPKCGGVHSLWGQ; encoded by the exons ATGGATCGGCTTTTAAGGAGGTGTCGTATTAGAAGCTCTCTGGCTAGAGAGTGTCTGGCAGAGGGCCTGGGAGTCTATGTCATgatt CTGTTTGGATGTGGCTCAGTTGCCCAGGTTACAACCTCGAGGGACACCAAAGGAGAGTACCTGTCAATCAACCTGGGCTTTGCCCTCGGCACCACCTTTGGTGTGTATATCGCTAAAGGAATCTCAG GTGCCCATCTTAACCCTGCCGTGTCTCTCAGCCTGTGCTTGCTGGGCAGACACCCTTGGACACATCTACCTTTCTACTTGGTCTCACAGTTCCTTGGGGCCTTCCTGGCTGCCGCCACCGTTCACCTTCAGTACTACG ATGCCATTTCGAGCTTTGGGGCACTTGAAGTGACAGGACCCAACGGCACAGCAGGCATCTTTGCCACCTACCCAGCAGATTACCTCTCCCTGGGCGCTGGAGTCCTAGACCAG GTGATTGGCACGGCcgctctgctggtgtgtgtcctggcgATCGGAGACCAGAGGAACACGCCGGCCCCTCGGGGCCTGGAGCCAGTTCTGGTGGGGGCCATCGTCCTGGTGATCGGCGTGTCCATGGGATCGAACAGCGGCTACGCCATCAACCCCGCTCGAGACCTGGGGCCGAGAGTCTACACCTACCTAGCCGGGTGGGGGGCAGAGGTGTTCAG tGCTGGGGGGTCATGGTGGTGGGTGCCTGTGGTGGCCACTCCCCtgggtgctgtggtgggctctctGCTGTATGAGCTGCTGGTTGGAGTGCATCTCCCCGACTCAGACACCCTCGCTGACGAGCTCATCCTTGCCAACCACCCAGCACTGGAGCTGGAGGGGAAATGTCCAGACGGAGAAATTCCCAAACCGGCAAACCCTGTAAATTCCCAAGAGTGGCTGGAGAGACCCACCTTAGGCTCCGCTGTGTGTGAGACGGCGATTAAGGACGCTTTTCCTAAATGTGGCGGAGTGCACAGCCTCTGGGGGCAATGA
- the hax1 gene encoding HCLS1-associated protein X-1, with amino-acid sequence MSIFDLFRGFFGVPGGPYGRHCPREPFFDSMTHDEDDEEDDREGFYSDSVEGPGGSDGFDDAWRFGFSMGPNGMRIQEPAMFGQILKEMDDIFSELGRWEERHGPFGMPSLEPPCSPQGRAPHGESGGDRNSLRDFMLKGLDDRPSPPGPPPPGPIPGGRGRSPSRSPSPSPDSPFHRWEPFSKFQDGWRDGLFSAPLGDKREDGDLDSQVSSDGLDKILTPAPALPRTRGFFQSVTVKKVLKPDGTVEEMRTVRDSQGNEEISVTRSGGSGDPEGSRGPSGPLSSGGPGSSDLHDDMSVFSKFFGGFKG; translated from the exons ATGAGCATATTTGACCTTTTTCGTGGATTTTTTGGGGTTCCCGGAGGCCCTTATGGGCGCCATTGTCCAAG GGAACCCTTCTTCGATAGCATGACCCATGATGAAGACGACGAGGAAGATGATAGGGAGGGGTTTTACTCCGACTCGGTCGAAGGGCCTGGGGGTAGTGACGGGTTTGACGATGCCTGGCGGTTTGGCTTCAGTATGGGACCGAACGGCATGCGCATTCAGGAGCCTGCGATGTTCGGACAAATCCTCAAGGAGATGGATGATATCTTCTCTGAACTCGGACGCTGGGAGGAGCGGCACGGACCCTTCG ggATGCCCAGTCTAGAGCCCCCATGCTCACCTCAGGGCAGAGCCCCACATGGAGAGTCGGGGGGTGACAGGAACTCCCTGAGAGACTTCATGCTGAAGGGCTTGGATGACAGACCCTCACCACCtggccccccacccccaggccCTATCCCAGGTGGCCGCGGCCGCAGCCCCAGTcgcagccccagccccagcccagaCTCACCGTTCCACCGCTGGGAACCTTTCTCAAAg TTTCAGGACGGTTGGCGTGACGGCCTGTTCAGCGCTCCCCTGGGTGacaagagagaagatggag ATTTGGACTCCCAGGTGTCCTCAGACGGGCTCGACAAGATTCTGACGCCCGCCCCAGCTCTGCCCAGAACACGCGGCTTCTTCCAGTCCGTCACGGTCAAGAAGGTGTTGAAGCCAGACGGG ACCGTGGAGGAGATGCGCACAGTGAGGGACAGCCAGGGTAACGAGGAGATATCCGTCACGCGCTCCGGGGGTTCAGGAGACCCAGAGGGGTCGCGGGGCCCCAGCGGGCCCCTCTCATCAG GTGGTCCAGGATCCTCCGACCTGCATGACGACATGTCCGTGTTCTCCAAGTTCTTTGGAGGCTTCAAAGGCTGA